The Streptomyces sp. NBC_01689 genome includes a window with the following:
- a CDS encoding deoxynucleoside kinase: MRAEARSRVDPAPLASRGFYALGVVGLPGAGKSTVLEALTKLRPDLSYAGTRAFHTSGSRMADYIYRLFVEADSHAALPCQFEALVERTLMQWPADGTTLVDEPIEAVLAHTRALWACDLLGDTEVSTWLTAYEIASRTLPAAPLLILLTCDREERQRRTRLRGRLRDASVDDRYLGALDEALHEILQTAEHSGTATFELDTTERSPHASAVHLLRLLEQSPSHVGP, translated from the coding sequence ATGCGAGCCGAGGCTCGGTCACGTGTCGATCCAGCCCCTCTTGCCTCTCGCGGCTTCTATGCACTCGGAGTTGTGGGCCTTCCTGGTGCAGGGAAGTCAACGGTATTGGAAGCTCTCACGAAGTTAAGACCCGATCTGTCCTATGCCGGGACGCGTGCGTTCCATACATCCGGCTCGCGGATGGCTGACTACATCTATCGGCTTTTTGTGGAGGCCGATTCCCATGCAGCCCTCCCCTGTCAATTTGAGGCCCTGGTCGAGCGGACGCTCATGCAGTGGCCGGCTGACGGGACGACACTCGTCGATGAGCCTATCGAGGCGGTACTGGCGCACACGCGGGCTCTGTGGGCGTGTGATCTGCTGGGCGACACCGAAGTCTCGACATGGTTGACCGCATACGAGATTGCGTCCAGGACGCTACCAGCGGCACCTCTTCTGATCCTGCTCACCTGTGACAGGGAAGAACGCCAACGGCGCACGCGCCTACGCGGCCGCCTCCGTGACGCGAGCGTGGACGACCGATACCTGGGTGCGCTTGACGAAGCTCTCCACGAGATTTTGCAGACAGCCGAACACAGCGGTACTGCCACGTTCGAACTAGACACAACCGAAAGGTCACCTCACGCCTCCGCGGTGCACCTCCTCCGCCTTCTAGAACAAAGCCCATCCCATGTGGGTCCCTGA
- a CDS encoding MFS transporter, which produces MASAATAPPPPANLKRIVAASLIGTTIEWYDFFLYGSAAALVFNKLFFPGSDPLVGTLLSFLTYAVGFAARPLGALVFGHYGDRLGRKKLLVLSLLLMGGATFAIGLLPTHATVGAAAPVLLTALRLVQGFALGGEWGGAVLLVSEHGDAKRRGFWASWPQTGAPAGQLLATGVLSLLTATLTDDAFVSWGWRVPFLLSGVLVVVGLWIRLSVDESPVFQEALARAEARGRTPEAATEKLPLVSVLRHHWRDVLIAMGARMAENISYYVITAFILVYATTSAGVSRQTALNAVLIASAVHFAVIPAWGALSDRIGRRPVYLLGAAGVGLWMFPFFSLIDTGGFGALVLAVTVGLVLHGAMYAPQAAFFSEMFATRMRYSGASIGAQFASVAAGAPAPLIATALLSDYGTSTPISLYVIAAAVLTLVAVGVAEETRHRDLAGVADDGGTEASVPAADARSTA; this is translated from the coding sequence ATGGCCTCCGCGGCAACCGCTCCCCCACCACCCGCCAACCTCAAGCGCATCGTCGCCGCCAGCCTCATCGGCACCACCATCGAGTGGTACGACTTCTTCCTGTACGGCTCGGCGGCCGCGCTCGTCTTCAACAAGCTCTTCTTTCCCGGCTCCGACCCGCTCGTGGGCACGCTGCTGTCGTTCCTCACGTACGCGGTCGGGTTCGCGGCCCGGCCCCTCGGCGCGCTGGTCTTCGGACACTACGGGGACCGGCTCGGCCGCAAGAAGCTGCTGGTGCTCAGCCTGTTGCTGATGGGCGGGGCGACGTTCGCGATCGGTCTGCTGCCGACGCACGCGACGGTCGGCGCGGCGGCCCCCGTCCTGCTGACGGCGCTGCGTCTCGTGCAGGGATTCGCGCTGGGCGGCGAGTGGGGCGGCGCCGTCCTGCTCGTGTCCGAACACGGGGACGCGAAGCGGCGCGGGTTCTGGGCCTCCTGGCCGCAGACCGGAGCGCCCGCGGGGCAACTCCTCGCGACCGGTGTGCTCTCGCTGCTCACCGCCACCCTCACGGACGACGCCTTCGTCTCCTGGGGCTGGCGCGTCCCGTTCCTGCTGTCCGGCGTACTGGTCGTCGTCGGTCTGTGGATTCGTCTGTCCGTCGACGAATCGCCTGTTTTCCAGGAGGCGTTGGCGCGGGCCGAGGCACGCGGGCGGACGCCGGAGGCCGCCACGGAGAAGCTGCCGCTGGTGTCCGTGCTGCGCCACCACTGGCGTGACGTCCTGATCGCGATGGGCGCCCGTATGGCGGAGAACATCAGCTACTACGTGATCACCGCCTTCATCCTCGTGTACGCCACCACGTCGGCCGGCGTCTCCCGGCAGACCGCGCTCAACGCGGTACTGATCGCCTCCGCCGTGCACTTCGCCGTCATCCCCGCCTGGGGCGCGCTGTCGGACCGGATCGGCCGCAGGCCCGTCTATCTGCTGGGCGCCGCCGGGGTGGGCCTGTGGATGTTCCCCTTCTTCTCCCTCATCGACACCGGCGGATTCGGCGCCCTGGTCCTCGCCGTCACCGTCGGCCTCGTCCTGCACGGTGCGATGTACGCGCCCCAAGCCGCCTTCTTCTCCGAGATGTTCGCGACGCGGATGCGCTACTCCGGTGCCTCGATCGGAGCCCAGTTCGCCTCCGTCGCCGCGGGAGCCCCCGCTCCGCTGATCGCGACCGCGCTGCTCTCCGACTACGGCACCTCCACCCCGATCTCCCTGTACGTGATCGCGGCGGCCGTGCTGACGCTGGTCGCCGTGGGCGTCGCCGAGGAGACCCGGCACCGTGACCTGGCGGGTGTCGCGGACGACGGCGGGACGGAGGCGTCCGTGCCCGCGGCGGACGCGCGTTCCACTGCCTGA
- a CDS encoding TetR/AcrR family transcriptional regulator — MQSEAMLDGMDRVATEDGLRERGKAKRRAAITRAAFELFAAQGYDATTIAEIAAAAEVSPRTVTLYFRTKQDIAFAAFDATVLQLTEMLRGRAPGESVMQALEGWLRAEMACHDENDELEMRMFEANPELRAVRTARMAAAIEEGARIIAEDTGQAPDGIAPRLAAAAAAAVVTEIFQYPEGPERDQAVGTAMTFLTAGIEAVAASARR, encoded by the coding sequence ATGCAGTCCGAAGCTATGCTGGACGGCATGGACAGGGTTGCGACGGAGGACGGCCTGCGTGAACGCGGCAAGGCCAAGCGGCGGGCCGCGATCACGCGCGCGGCCTTCGAACTCTTCGCCGCGCAGGGCTACGACGCCACGACGATCGCGGAGATCGCCGCGGCGGCCGAGGTGTCCCCGCGCACGGTGACGCTGTACTTCCGCACCAAGCAGGACATCGCCTTCGCGGCCTTCGACGCCACGGTGCTCCAGCTGACCGAGATGCTGCGCGGCCGTGCCCCGGGGGAGAGCGTCATGCAGGCACTGGAGGGCTGGTTGCGCGCGGAGATGGCCTGCCACGACGAGAACGACGAGCTCGAAATGCGCATGTTCGAGGCCAACCCGGAACTGCGGGCGGTACGCACCGCGCGGATGGCGGCGGCCATCGAGGAGGGCGCCCGCATCATCGCCGAGGACACCGGCCAGGCCCCGGACGGGATCGCCCCCCGCCTCGCCGCGGCCGCCGCCGCGGCCGTGGTCACCGAGATCTTCCAGTACCCCGAGGGACCCGAGCGCGACCAGGCCGTCGGGACGGCCATGACCTTCCTCACCGCGGGCATCGAGGCGGTGGCCGCGAGCGCACGTCGATGA
- a CDS encoding NUDIX hydrolase — protein sequence MPPAGSLALDTVCFELPISEIGAGETPAVAAASRLREDTGLNVEVSTRDCVRLTGVSHTDWYFRASLVFPSTAGTIGTSMRLAGKQLMFVDFPSLATGTLFPPSVAEMAMHALSTGEWWDDQTELSDPCEKPPSRVRAGALVINAKGQVLLIERNGPGRRWYEIPGGGIEPDELPEVAAVRELAEETGLAVVIRLGLATILKEGRREHYFLADFRDSAAEPRELDLRENSRLVWLDVSELPNLPLWPKRLAWRIAHWKKTEWPKIPVVLSDSIPDADLTKPCNW from the coding sequence ATGCCGCCCGCGGGCAGTCTCGCCTTGGACACGGTCTGCTTCGAACTCCCTATCAGTGAGATCGGTGCCGGAGAGACACCGGCGGTAGCAGCGGCGAGTCGCCTGAGAGAGGACACCGGCCTCAACGTCGAGGTCTCGACACGCGACTGTGTCCGCCTTACCGGTGTCAGTCATACAGATTGGTACTTTCGTGCATCGCTCGTCTTCCCCTCGACCGCAGGGACAATCGGCACATCGATGCGCCTTGCAGGAAAACAGCTGATGTTCGTCGATTTTCCGTCTCTGGCAACAGGAACTCTGTTTCCGCCCAGTGTGGCCGAGATGGCGATGCATGCGCTGTCAACAGGAGAGTGGTGGGACGATCAGACCGAGCTTTCCGATCCCTGTGAGAAGCCACCAAGCAGGGTTCGGGCGGGGGCACTGGTCATCAACGCGAAGGGGCAAGTCCTTCTCATCGAGCGAAACGGTCCGGGACGTCGTTGGTATGAGATTCCGGGTGGAGGGATCGAGCCGGACGAACTGCCGGAAGTTGCCGCCGTACGCGAGCTCGCCGAAGAGACGGGCTTGGCCGTGGTAATTCGCCTCGGTCTGGCCACCATTCTTAAAGAGGGTAGACGCGAGCATTATTTTCTCGCAGATTTCCGCGATTCTGCTGCCGAACCGAGAGAGCTCGACCTGAGAGAAAATTCTAGACTGGTGTGGCTCGATGTTTCGGAGTTACCAAATCTGCCATTGTGGCCTAAACGGTTGGCTTGGCGGATTGCTCACTGGAAGAAGACGGAATGGCCCAAGATCCCAGTTGTGCTGAGCGATTCCATCCCAGACGCAGACCTCACGAAACCCTGCAATTGGTGA
- a CDS encoding macro domain-containing protein has translation MLIAAGVALQVWVSGSARADRRYALQLPAVLMYSLASALFLFSIFPDSLSEGRALGFGIGGAAGFSAFFMLASFSWLSQTRPRDQMAAELKATLKENARLRRQLNGRAVVAEAPVPLAGTSRYEVQLPSARRHHLGMITGNLANVLGVDVWVNPENTRMEMSRITEHTVSATIRYHGSRRNTLGHVVDDTIALELAGLMSGQTQVAAGHVLVTGAGELCASHQVQRIVHVAAVEGEPASGFRQVMDLERCVRNILTTVDRLNSEGDVLRSVVLPLLGTGGGNSDLRATVASLVASAVAYFEAHRGSDIRTVYLLAYTDVQAAVCREVLELRLESIDPTGG, from the coding sequence GTGCTCATCGCAGCCGGCGTGGCACTGCAGGTATGGGTGTCCGGCTCGGCCAGAGCCGACAGGCGGTACGCCCTCCAGTTGCCGGCCGTGCTCATGTACTCTCTGGCAAGCGCATTGTTTTTGTTCTCCATATTTCCGGACTCACTGTCGGAAGGGCGAGCCCTGGGGTTCGGGATCGGCGGAGCAGCCGGATTCTCGGCCTTTTTCATGCTCGCCTCCTTCTCCTGGCTTTCCCAAACGCGCCCGCGTGACCAGATGGCTGCGGAACTCAAAGCGACGTTAAAGGAGAACGCTCGCCTCAGAAGACAACTGAACGGCAGGGCGGTTGTGGCAGAGGCGCCCGTTCCTCTGGCCGGTACCAGTCGATACGAGGTTCAATTGCCGAGTGCCCGCCGGCATCACCTGGGAATGATCACGGGTAATCTGGCCAATGTCCTGGGTGTCGACGTGTGGGTGAATCCTGAGAACACCCGAATGGAAATGTCGCGTATCACGGAGCACACTGTCTCGGCGACTATCCGGTATCACGGGAGTCGACGGAACACGCTCGGCCACGTGGTGGACGACACCATCGCCCTCGAACTGGCGGGTCTCATGTCCGGCCAGACCCAAGTGGCGGCCGGACATGTGCTGGTCACGGGGGCCGGAGAGTTGTGTGCGAGTCACCAGGTACAGCGGATCGTCCACGTGGCGGCGGTGGAGGGTGAGCCTGCATCGGGCTTCCGCCAGGTCATGGACCTGGAACGGTGCGTGCGGAACATCCTGACCACCGTGGACCGCTTGAACAGTGAAGGCGACGTGCTCCGTTCTGTCGTGCTTCCGCTGCTTGGCACGGGAGGTGGCAACAGTGACTTACGGGCGACGGTCGCTTCTCTGGTGGCGTCAGCCGTCGCCTACTTCGAGGCACACCGTGGCTCGGATATCCGAACCGTCTATTTGTTGGCGTACACCGATGTCCAGGCGGCTGTCTGCCGTGAGGTGCTGGAACTGCGATTGGAATCCATCGATCCGACCGGTGGGTAG
- a CDS encoding SUMF1/EgtB/PvdO family nonheme iron enzyme produces MAMVSQGIPRFITEALDRDELLLFVGSGISLSYAGKKGMLGGLEVTELIADRLLERKLSKDESLMQVAQETVWQDAGSRQRLEAILTEAFADPNIQPLPAHQALAAIGATIITTNYDTLIERSFQTFGKRLSVAWKDEHLSSVSGSLLIKVHGTVDAPSSCVITEDDYYHWMDREPELRELVRALLLTKTLCFIGYSLSDPNFRAILRILRFKFAAIRRPGLVVIHKSDPASYDHRFITESLGLRVHQADGTEFLRMLARHGDRTPYADVLASQEIRDRYFAEELKDITFQDFAADMIAQQISNGTAEKLSMSPALLVRLRKRNDLSTLPQTSPQTISSDSFIRVPAGPFIAGGERHGNELIRIESIAKPYYIGEHATSNDEYRKFARWCGGVNHDRTFCHPGEPAGKDHLPQAEPHPHEVPPDYWTSSSWGNYPVVNVDWWDAYAFCRWAGGRLPTELEWERAARGVDGRRYPWGDTFDAAHCNTEERGERKTLPVNSMPLGRSPVGAYHMSGNVWEWCADEYFSPRFQSASRIVRGGSFSRGEHRARCAFRNGRSPGDAWCSRGFRIARDES; encoded by the coding sequence ATGGCTATGGTCAGTCAGGGGATACCACGCTTCATAACGGAAGCTCTCGACCGGGACGAGCTCCTCCTCTTCGTCGGTTCAGGGATCTCCCTGTCCTACGCCGGCAAGAAGGGCATGCTGGGAGGGCTGGAGGTAACGGAGCTCATTGCTGATCGGCTGCTTGAGCGGAAGCTGTCAAAAGATGAATCGCTGATGCAAGTCGCCCAGGAGACGGTCTGGCAGGACGCAGGTAGTCGACAGCGCCTTGAGGCAATCCTGACGGAGGCCTTCGCGGATCCGAACATCCAGCCCTTGCCTGCTCATCAAGCATTGGCCGCCATTGGCGCCACGATAATCACTACGAATTATGACACGCTCATTGAGCGTTCTTTCCAAACTTTCGGCAAGCGCCTGTCGGTGGCCTGGAAGGACGAGCATCTTTCGAGCGTCTCGGGCTCCCTGCTCATTAAAGTACATGGCACGGTTGATGCGCCGTCAAGTTGTGTCATAACCGAGGACGATTATTACCACTGGATGGATCGTGAGCCCGAGTTGCGTGAACTCGTCAGGGCTCTGCTCCTGACCAAGACGTTGTGCTTCATCGGGTACTCTCTGTCGGATCCGAATTTTCGGGCTATTCTGCGTATTTTGCGCTTCAAATTTGCCGCCATACGACGTCCTGGACTGGTCGTAATTCACAAGTCCGATCCAGCATCCTACGACCATCGATTCATTACTGAGAGCTTGGGGCTCCGAGTTCACCAAGCAGATGGCACCGAGTTCCTCCGCATGTTGGCTCGTCATGGGGACAGAACACCCTATGCGGATGTCCTGGCCTCGCAGGAGATACGTGACCGATATTTTGCCGAAGAGTTGAAGGACATCACCTTCCAAGACTTTGCGGCAGACATGATTGCTCAGCAGATTTCAAACGGGACAGCAGAAAAGTTGTCAATGAGCCCGGCCTTGCTTGTCAGGCTACGAAAAAGAAACGACCTGAGTACGTTACCCCAGACGTCTCCGCAAACCATCTCGAGTGATAGTTTCATCCGAGTTCCCGCAGGGCCGTTCATCGCGGGAGGGGAGCGCCATGGAAACGAACTCATAAGAATAGAGAGTATCGCCAAACCGTATTACATCGGTGAGCATGCTACTAGTAATGATGAGTATCGAAAATTTGCCCGATGGTGCGGAGGTGTGAATCACGATCGGACCTTTTGTCATCCCGGCGAACCGGCAGGCAAGGATCATCTTCCGCAGGCTGAGCCACATCCCCACGAAGTCCCTCCGGATTACTGGACCAGCTCATCCTGGGGAAACTATCCAGTGGTAAACGTGGATTGGTGGGACGCGTATGCCTTCTGTCGATGGGCGGGTGGTCGATTGCCGACGGAACTGGAATGGGAACGCGCGGCGCGGGGTGTCGACGGACGGCGTTATCCATGGGGTGACACATTCGACGCGGCTCACTGTAATACCGAGGAGCGAGGCGAACGTAAAACTCTTCCAGTCAACTCAATGCCCTTGGGCCGCAGTCCTGTCGGTGCCTACCATATGAGCGGCAACGTATGGGAATGGTGTGCCGATGAATACTTCTCGCCCCGTTTTCAATCTGCCTCTCGTATCGTCCGAGGTGGATCGTTCAGTAGGGGAGAGCATCGAGCACGTTGTGCTTTCCGAAATGGTCGATCCCCAGGAGACGCCTGGTGCAGCCGGGGATTTCGCATCGCGCGGGACGAATCATGA
- a CDS encoding radical SAM protein: MHLFNADRLRLLITDSCNLSCSYCHNEGQFGRGRFMSMSFVAELAAWLQDNSIRVDNLILSGGEPSLHPQLTKIVETLNGTAKKISMVSNGTRLTPAVIDCLTESGLSYIKFGIDAVDALSTKGPLDRASRAAQQDVLANAAYAATVMPGSHLNSVVSAFNYHRIRKVVEWCDQNSMGVKFLELIEVRPEVHAIKPYADDAGHSWFARIYEDVGDLLTDVAYNPVVMKFYARSPAGQLVQFSENFCLYGACSRLWTRIDAHGNLVPCINRPVTRSFSRSEIGLNQSRAVNQEMKNVSAWPCGAMGITEQRMEPDRTEVDIALSDGSVVSFPLTGRTSCVG; encoded by the coding sequence GTGCATCTGTTCAATGCTGATCGACTGCGGCTTCTGATCACCGATTCGTGCAATCTCAGCTGTTCTTACTGTCACAATGAGGGGCAGTTCGGGCGAGGCAGATTCATGTCGATGTCTTTCGTCGCCGAACTCGCAGCATGGTTGCAGGATAACTCGATTCGTGTAGACAATCTCATTCTGAGCGGAGGTGAGCCCTCACTGCATCCACAGCTCACAAAAATTGTTGAAACTCTGAATGGAACAGCGAAGAAAATTTCCATGGTCTCGAACGGCACCCGGCTGACTCCAGCGGTAATCGATTGTTTGACAGAAAGTGGACTCAGCTACATCAAGTTCGGCATCGACGCCGTAGATGCGCTTTCCACGAAGGGGCCGCTGGACCGTGCCTCACGCGCAGCTCAGCAGGACGTTCTTGCAAACGCTGCGTATGCGGCGACCGTCATGCCCGGATCGCATCTCAATTCAGTGGTCAGCGCCTTCAATTATCACAGGATTCGCAAGGTTGTCGAGTGGTGCGACCAGAACTCCATGGGGGTAAAGTTTCTCGAACTGATCGAAGTGCGTCCCGAAGTTCATGCCATTAAACCCTACGCAGATGATGCAGGGCACTCTTGGTTCGCGCGAATATATGAAGATGTGGGTGATCTGCTGACCGATGTCGCATACAATCCAGTAGTCATGAAGTTTTACGCCCGCTCTCCTGCGGGGCAACTCGTCCAGTTCAGTGAGAATTTCTGCTTGTACGGCGCTTGTAGTCGGCTGTGGACGCGCATCGATGCTCACGGAAATCTGGTTCCCTGCATTAATCGCCCGGTCACGCGCTCTTTCTCTCGCAGCGAGATCGGTTTGAATCAGTCCAGAGCCGTCAACCAGGAAATGAAAAACGTCTCGGCATGGCCCTGTGGTGCAATGGGGATAACAGAACAACGAATGGAACCAGATCGCACAGAGGTCGATATCGCATTGAGTGACGGGTCGGTTGTCTCTTTTCCACTCACGGGTAGGACAAGCTGTGTCGGTTGA
- a CDS encoding MMPL family transporter, with protein sequence MAKRLYALGRWAARRRGRVLAVWVLLLAVAAGLGTALGGKVTTEFSVPGVESQQAQDLLKAKFPQAAGGTARIVFAAPEGASLTGEKQRRAVDATLTAVAAVPGVINVSGPAKTGAVSRDGTIGYADALFGKPADLVPQSAKDRLDAALDPARKAGLDVELGGTVSTPPAEVGGPAEVVGVVVAFVVLALALSSLLAAGLPLMTALVGVGVGVMTVQFLSRFIDMTNTATVLALMIGLAVGIDYALFIVSRHREQLADPAQDLPDSIARATATAGSAVTFAGVTVIIALAALSAAGIPFLTVMGLAAAGTVLLAVLVALTLVPALLGCLGERLRPKSARPGASPARAGTPGRERRPGSWGLAWGRLMTRFPVPVLVVSVLGLLALALPATGLRLGLPSNETQPAASTQHKSYELLTKGFGPGFNATLVVVVDSTRIPAARRESAVEGVADAVGKDPDIATVAPPRATEDGAITVLGVVPKTGPDDQRTTDLVHRLRDRAVTPVTDAGGTAYVAGATAAGIDVSAKLSSAVPLFVTIIVVLALLLLMLAFRSILVPLKAVLGFLLSIAAAIGAVVWVFQDGHLTGLFQVAAAAPIACFVPVLLIGVLFGLAMDYEVFLVSRMREHFHHHRDARAAVEHGVERSGRVVTAAALIMAAVFGGFIFNHDPTVKTIGFALTIGVLIDAFVVRLTIVPAVLSLLGRHAWALPKWLDRAVPNMDIEGDSLPPRAANTPRADAVSELVPADRI encoded by the coding sequence GTGGCGAAACGCTTGTACGCGCTGGGACGTTGGGCGGCACGCCGCCGGGGCCGGGTGCTCGCGGTGTGGGTGCTGCTCCTCGCGGTGGCCGCCGGTCTGGGCACCGCCCTCGGCGGAAAGGTGACGACGGAGTTCTCGGTGCCGGGCGTCGAGTCCCAGCAGGCCCAGGACCTGCTGAAGGCCAAGTTCCCGCAAGCCGCCGGCGGCACGGCCCGCATCGTGTTCGCCGCGCCTGAGGGCGCGAGTCTCACCGGCGAGAAGCAGCGGCGCGCCGTCGACGCGACCCTCACGGCGGTCGCCGCGGTGCCGGGGGTCATCAACGTGTCAGGCCCGGCGAAGACCGGCGCGGTGTCGAGGGACGGCACCATCGGCTACGCCGACGCGCTGTTCGGCAAGCCCGCCGACCTCGTGCCGCAGTCCGCCAAGGACCGGCTCGATGCCGCTCTGGACCCGGCGAGGAAGGCCGGCCTCGACGTCGAACTGGGCGGTACCGTGTCCACCCCGCCCGCCGAGGTCGGCGGCCCCGCCGAGGTCGTGGGCGTGGTCGTGGCCTTCGTGGTGCTCGCGCTCGCGCTCAGCTCGCTCCTGGCGGCGGGCCTGCCCCTGATGACGGCCCTCGTCGGCGTCGGGGTCGGCGTGATGACCGTCCAGTTCCTGTCCCGCTTCATCGACATGACGAACACCGCGACCGTCCTCGCGCTGATGATCGGCCTGGCCGTCGGCATCGACTACGCGCTGTTCATCGTCTCCCGCCACCGCGAGCAGCTCGCCGACCCGGCGCAGGACCTGCCCGACTCGATCGCGCGCGCCACCGCGACGGCGGGCAGCGCCGTGACCTTCGCGGGCGTGACCGTCATCATCGCGCTCGCCGCGCTCTCCGCCGCCGGCATCCCGTTCCTCACCGTGATGGGCCTGGCCGCCGCCGGAACCGTACTGCTCGCGGTACTGGTGGCCCTCACCCTCGTACCCGCCCTGCTGGGCTGCCTCGGCGAGCGGCTGCGCCCCAAGAGCGCACGGCCGGGGGCGAGTCCCGCGCGGGCCGGGACGCCCGGCCGCGAGCGCCGACCGGGATCCTGGGGTCTGGCCTGGGGCCGCCTCATGACCCGCTTCCCCGTTCCCGTCCTGGTCGTGAGCGTCCTCGGACTGCTCGCCCTCGCCCTGCCCGCCACCGGACTGCGCCTCGGCCTGCCGAGCAACGAGACCCAGCCCGCCGCGAGCACCCAGCACAAGAGCTACGAACTCCTCACCAAGGGGTTCGGTCCGGGCTTCAACGCGACCCTCGTGGTCGTCGTGGACAGCACGCGCATACCCGCCGCGCGGCGCGAGTCGGCCGTCGAGGGGGTCGCCGACGCCGTGGGCAAGGACCCGGACATCGCGACGGTGGCACCGCCCAGGGCCACGGAGGACGGCGCGATCACCGTGCTCGGCGTCGTGCCGAAGACCGGCCCCGACGATCAGCGGACCACCGACCTGGTGCACCGGCTGCGCGACCGCGCGGTGACGCCGGTGACCGACGCGGGCGGTACGGCCTACGTCGCCGGTGCGACCGCCGCCGGTATCGATGTGTCGGCGAAGCTGTCCTCGGCCGTGCCGCTGTTCGTCACGATCATCGTGGTGCTCGCGCTGCTCCTGCTGATGCTGGCCTTCCGCTCGATCCTGGTACCCCTCAAGGCCGTTCTGGGTTTCCTGCTGTCCATCGCGGCCGCCATCGGCGCGGTCGTGTGGGTCTTCCAGGACGGTCACCTCACCGGACTGTTCCAGGTCGCGGCGGCGGCCCCGATCGCGTGCTTCGTTCCGGTCCTGCTGATCGGCGTCCTGTTCGGCCTCGCGATGGACTACGAGGTGTTCCTGGTCAGCCGGATGCGCGAACACTTCCACCACCACCGGGACGCGCGGGCCGCGGTCGAGCACGGCGTGGAACGCAGCGGGCGGGTCGTCACCGCGGCGGCCCTCATCATGGCGGCCGTCTTCGGCGGCTTCATCTTCAACCACGACCCGACCGTCAAGACGATCGGTTTCGCCCTGACCATCGGCGTCCTCATCGACGCCTTCGTGGTCCGCCTCACGATCGTCCCCGCGGTGCTGAGCCTGCTCGGCCGTCACGCCTGGGCCCTGCCCAAGTGGCTGGACCGCGCCGTGCCGAACATGGACATCGAGGGCGACTCCCTGCCCCCGCGCGCCGCGAACACCCCCAGGGCCGACGCCGTTTCGGAGCTCGTACCGGCCGACAGGATCTGA